The segment GAAATTTCGGGCGTAGTCACAATCAGGGCTTCTTTGGCTGGGGCGATCGCATTTTTAAACCCATTTTCAATGCCAGCCGGACTATCGATAATCACGTACTGAAATTTTTGCGCCAGTGCATTGACTAGCAATTTCATTTGTTCAGGAGTGACTGCATCTTTAGAGCGATTTTGAGCCGCGGGTAATAATACCAGATTGGGTTGCCGCTTATCTTTCACCAAAGCCTGTTCTAATCGGCACTCCCTAGCCAGAACTTCCACCGCAGTATAAACGATGCGGTTTTCTAGTCCCAGCAACAAATCTAAATTTCTCAGCCCAAAATCCGCATCAACTAAAGCAACTTGACGACCAATTTTGGCTAAAGTCATGCCTAAATTTGCGGAAACTGTGGTTTTACCCACTCCTCCTTTACCGGAGGTAATCACAATAATGCGAGTCATGGTAGAGTTGCGCTCGATGAGGGTTCAGGAAATATAATAAATACTTATGGTAGCTGATTTAACCTATTTAATTGGTTTCGAG is part of the Nodularia sp. LEGE 06071 genome and harbors:
- the minD gene encoding septum site-determining protein MinD, coding for MTRIIVITSGKGGVGKTTVSANLGMTLAKIGRQVALVDADFGLRNLDLLLGLENRIVYTAVEVLARECRLEQALVKDKRQPNLVLLPAAQNRSKDAVTPEQMKLLVNALAQKFQYVIIDSPAGIENGFKNAIAPAKEALIVTTPEISAVRDADRVVGLLEAQGIKKAHLIINRIRPAMVRANDMMSVQDVQELLAIPLIGVIPDDERVIVSTNRGEPLVLGDTPSLAAIAFNNIARRLEGEKVDFLDLDTHNHNIFARLRKLLWTKIV